One Pirellulales bacterium DNA segment encodes these proteins:
- a CDS encoding methyltransferase domain-containing protein, producing MAADRAWPWHRRLASAATRRVRAWCRSAADDHRPTPVESAVNWLNQQSRSVGLAVRCGAPPCPGLTAALLPTLLEFGQLELLEDWLGWLLSAQRSDGSFTQAGMDVGSFLNTAEALVALTELAAAGMVVAHDPARRAAEYLNQRLADFSLAGTGGDRRLRTAVSVRCAAALSGAGPWLGSKRWQQTADDVLVRSRGAVDWHLWNEPGRLVVQAADAWLTLGEVDLARDILRWPSSRQRRDGSVPATEHATWGENDVLAHLSALWFRLGERDRADRALAFLHRQQRPSGGWWQRWGRSLPTGESAWAVNHYLDAARLQVATSFDQPNELPTAIAANDGRLVAVRDWLATLGIAPKVADVGCGPGRFLCELRRVVPHARLVGIDPAPAMLRRLPPGIESRTGSLLRIPAGDGEFDGVFAVESLEHSLLPERAVDELCRVVRPGGKILIIDKHRARQPLSLHQPWERWFLPETVEHWMARHCGDLRVEPITHGPAGKTGLFLCWQGTRRACAYASPAEVSGSVPKLARNSLISPAA from the coding sequence TTGGCCGCCGATCGCGCCTGGCCCTGGCACCGGCGGCTTGCGTCGGCCGCCACTCGCCGTGTTCGGGCCTGGTGCCGGAGCGCGGCCGACGACCACCGGCCGACGCCCGTCGAGTCGGCGGTCAATTGGCTGAACCAACAGTCGCGCTCCGTCGGGCTGGCCGTGCGATGCGGCGCGCCGCCGTGCCCAGGGTTGACCGCGGCGCTCCTGCCGACGTTGCTGGAATTTGGGCAGCTCGAATTGCTCGAGGACTGGCTCGGGTGGCTGTTGTCGGCGCAGCGGTCGGATGGCAGCTTTACACAAGCAGGCATGGATGTCGGCTCCTTTCTCAATACGGCCGAAGCGCTCGTCGCTCTGACCGAGTTGGCCGCAGCCGGAATGGTCGTCGCCCACGATCCGGCCCGACGCGCCGCCGAGTACCTAAACCAGCGGCTGGCGGATTTCTCTCTCGCGGGCACGGGCGGCGATCGTCGGCTGCGGACGGCGGTGTCGGTCCGCTGCGCGGCTGCATTGTCTGGGGCTGGACCGTGGTTGGGGTCAAAACGTTGGCAACAGACCGCCGATGACGTTCTCGTCCGATCGCGCGGCGCGGTCGATTGGCACTTGTGGAACGAGCCGGGCCGCCTGGTCGTCCAGGCCGCGGATGCTTGGCTGACGTTGGGCGAGGTCGATTTGGCACGCGACATCCTACGTTGGCCCTCGTCTCGGCAACGCCGCGATGGATCCGTGCCCGCGACGGAGCACGCCACCTGGGGCGAGAACGACGTGCTGGCACACTTGTCGGCCCTCTGGTTCCGTTTGGGCGAGCGCGATCGGGCCGATCGAGCACTCGCGTTTTTGCACCGGCAGCAGCGGCCCAGCGGCGGCTGGTGGCAGCGATGGGGCCGCTCTCTGCCGACGGGTGAATCGGCTTGGGCGGTCAACCATTATCTCGATGCCGCCCGGCTGCAAGTCGCCACGTCGTTTGATCAGCCCAACGAGTTGCCGACCGCCATTGCCGCAAACGACGGTCGCTTGGTTGCCGTTCGCGACTGGCTCGCGACACTGGGTATCGCGCCGAAAGTGGCCGACGTCGGCTGCGGCCCCGGCAGGTTTCTATGCGAGTTGAGGCGTGTCGTTCCCCATGCGCGGCTGGTCGGCATCGACCCCGCGCCGGCCATGCTGCGCCGACTGCCGCCGGGCATCGAAAGCCGCACCGGCAGCCTGTTGCGCATTCCGGCCGGCGACGGAGAGTTCGACGGGGTCTTCGCCGTGGAGTCGCTGGAGCATTCGCTGCTGCCCGAACGGGCGGTGGACGAACTTTGCCGTGTGGTGCGGCCGGGCGGGAAGATTCTCATTATCGACAAGCATCGCGCCCGGCAGCCGTTGTCGCTGCACCAGCCGTGGGAGCGGTGGTTTTTGCCGGAAACGGTCGAGCACTGGATGGCGCGGCATTGCGGCGACTTGCGTGTCGAACCGATCACGCACGGCCCGGCCGGAAAAACCGGCCTGTTCCTCTGTTGGCAAGGCACGCGGCGGGCATGCGCCTATGCGTCCCCTGCCGAAGTCTCCGGCAGCGTGCCCAAGCTGGCCAGAAATTCGCTCATTTCGCCGGCAGCATGA
- the leuD gene encoding 3-isopropylmalate dehydratase small subunit, whose translation MKPFTTHSGLVVPMDRANVDTDQIIPKQFLKRIERTGFGQFLFFDWRQLPDGSPDPKFELNRPEYQGATVLLARRNFGCGSSREHAPWALEDFGFRSIIAPSFADIFYNNCFKNGLLPVRLSEEQVDELFRRMAQYPGYKLTIDLESRTVRDEHGLTLSFDVDDSRRHCLLNGLDDIGLTLAHEDKIATYEAAHA comes from the coding sequence ATGAAACCCTTCACCACCCACAGCGGCCTGGTCGTTCCGATGGACCGGGCCAACGTCGATACCGACCAGATCATCCCCAAGCAGTTCTTGAAGCGGATCGAACGGACCGGCTTCGGGCAGTTTCTGTTCTTCGATTGGCGACAGTTGCCCGACGGCTCGCCCGATCCGAAGTTCGAGCTGAACCGGCCCGAATACCAGGGCGCCACCGTGCTGTTGGCGCGGCGCAATTTCGGCTGCGGTTCCAGCCGCGAGCATGCTCCTTGGGCGTTGGAAGATTTCGGCTTTCGCAGCATCATCGCGCCCAGCTTCGCCGATATTTTTTACAACAACTGCTTCAAGAACGGCCTGCTGCCCGTGCGGTTGTCGGAGGAGCAAGTCGATGAGTTGTTCCGGCGCATGGCTCAATACCCCGGTTACAAGCTGACCATCGACTTGGAGTCGCGCACGGTCCGCGACGAGCACGGGCTGACGCTGAGCTTCGACGTCGACGACTCCCGGCGGCACTGTCTGCTGAACGGACTCGACGACATCGGACTGACGCTGGCGCACGAAGACAAGATTGCCACTTACGAAGCGGCGCACGCTTAA